In one Cupriavidus taiwanensis genomic region, the following are encoded:
- the apbC gene encoding iron-sulfur cluster carrier protein ApbC, whose translation MSLSTEQVTEALRTVIDPNTGKDLVSTRSARNIRVDGGEVSLEVELGYPAKSQFDPIRKLVVAAVRQLPGVTNVSVAVNMKIVAHAVQRGVKLLAGVKNVIAVASGKGGVGKSTTAVNLALALAAEGARVGMLDADIYGPSLPMMLGIDGRPESADGQTMEPLEGHGLQANSIGFLIEQDNPMVWRGPMVTSALEQLLRQTNWHDLDYLIVDMPPGTGDVQLTLSQKVPVTGAVIVTTPQDIALLDAKKGLKMFEKVGIPILGIVENMAVYCCPNCGHVEHIFGHGGGEKMCADYGVDLLGSLPLNLSIREQADSGRPTVVAEPDSPVAEMYRAIARKVAIKVADKARDMTSKFPSIVVQNT comes from the coding sequence TTGAGCCTCAGCACTGAGCAGGTTACCGAAGCCCTGCGCACCGTCATCGACCCCAATACGGGCAAGGACCTGGTCTCCACCCGCTCGGCCCGCAACATCCGCGTCGATGGCGGCGAGGTATCGCTGGAGGTCGAACTCGGCTACCCCGCCAAGAGCCAGTTCGATCCGATCCGCAAGCTGGTGGTGGCCGCGGTGCGGCAGCTGCCGGGCGTGACCAACGTCAGCGTGGCCGTGAACATGAAGATCGTCGCCCACGCGGTGCAGCGCGGCGTCAAGCTGCTGGCGGGCGTGAAGAACGTGATCGCGGTGGCGTCGGGCAAGGGCGGCGTGGGCAAGTCGACCACGGCCGTGAACCTGGCGCTGGCGCTGGCCGCCGAAGGCGCGCGCGTGGGCATGCTCGACGCCGACATCTACGGCCCCAGCCTGCCGATGATGCTGGGCATCGACGGGCGCCCCGAGTCCGCCGACGGCCAGACCATGGAACCGCTGGAGGGCCACGGCCTGCAGGCCAACTCGATCGGCTTCCTGATCGAGCAGGACAACCCCATGGTATGGCGCGGCCCGATGGTGACCTCGGCGCTGGAGCAGCTGCTGCGCCAGACCAACTGGCACGACCTCGATTACCTGATCGTCGACATGCCGCCGGGCACCGGCGACGTGCAGCTGACGCTGTCGCAGAAGGTGCCGGTTACCGGCGCGGTGATCGTGACCACGCCGCAGGACATCGCGCTGCTCGACGCGAAGAAGGGCCTGAAGATGTTCGAGAAGGTGGGCATCCCGATCCTGGGCATCGTCGAGAACATGGCGGTCTATTGCTGCCCGAACTGCGGCCATGTCGAACATATCTTCGGCCACGGCGGCGGCGAGAAAATGTGCGCCGACTACGGCGTCGACCTGCTCGGCAGCCTGCCGCTGAACCTGAGCATCCGCGAGCAGGCCGATTCCGGCCGCCCCACCGTGGTGGCCGAGCCCGACAGCCCGGTGGCCGAGATGTACCGTGCCATCGCGCGCAAGGTGGCGATCAAGGTCGCCGACAAGGCGCGCGACATGACCAGCAAGTTCCCCAGCATCGTGGTGCAGAACACCTGA
- a CDS encoding OmpA family protein, whose amino-acid sequence MKIKLVTVSLAAATLLAAGCATEQQTHTAVGTGVGAAVGAGLGNLIGGNTTGTLVGAAVGGAIGGATGYNWNAIRGKLNKDTAGTGTQITEQPDGSLKVNIPSQVTFDTDSATIKPSFRSVLDQVAQTLGQHQDVSANVVGHTDSTGNPSYNMQLSQRRAQSVAGYLGDHGVARNRLSAEGRGQSQPVADNGSEAGRAQNRRVEIFLKPIQG is encoded by the coding sequence ATGAAGATCAAGCTCGTTACCGTTTCGCTCGCAGCCGCCACGCTGCTGGCCGCTGGCTGCGCCACCGAACAGCAAACCCATACGGCGGTTGGTACCGGCGTCGGCGCCGCGGTCGGCGCTGGGCTTGGCAACCTGATCGGCGGCAACACCACCGGCACGCTGGTGGGCGCGGCCGTCGGCGGCGCCATCGGCGGCGCGACCGGCTACAACTGGAACGCGATCCGCGGCAAGCTGAACAAGGACACCGCCGGCACGGGCACGCAGATCACCGAGCAGCCGGACGGCTCGCTCAAGGTCAACATCCCCAGCCAGGTGACCTTCGACACCGACAGCGCCACCATCAAGCCGTCGTTCCGCTCGGTGCTCGACCAGGTCGCGCAGACCCTGGGCCAGCACCAGGACGTCAGCGCCAACGTGGTGGGCCATACCGACAGCACCGGCAATCCCAGCTACAACATGCAGCTGTCGCAGCGCCGCGCCCAGAGCGTGGCGGGTTATTTGGGTGATCACGGCGTCGCACGCAACCGCCTGAGCGCCGAAGGCCGCGGCCAGAGCCAGCCGGTCGCAGACAACGGTTCCGAGGCCGGACGGGCACAAAATCGCCGCGTCGAAATTTTTTTGAAACCAATTCAAGGCTGA
- the metG gene encoding methionine--tRNA ligase has product MTARRILVTSALPYANGQIHIGHLVEYIQTDIWVRFQRMMGNEVYYVGADDTHGTPVMLRAEKEGITPKALIDRVWTEHKRDFDSFLVSFDNYYSTDAEENRELCEKIYLALKAEDLIAEREVEQFYDPVKNMFLPDRFIKGECPKCGAKDQYGDSCEVCGTTYVPTDLKNPYSVVSGATPVRKSSAHYFFKLSDSRCETFLREWVADLAQPEAANKMQEWLGAEGEASTLSDWDISRDAPYFGFEIPGAPGKYFYVWLDAPIGYYASFKNLAQQRGIDFDAWVGPHSTAEQYHFIGKDILYFHTLFWPAMLRFSGYRTPTNVFAHGFLTVDGAKMSKSRGTFITAQSYIDTGMNPEWLRYYFAAKLNASMEDLDLNLDDFIARVNSDLIGKYVNIASRAAGFLVKRFEGKVDEAALAHPLLEQLRQAAPQVAHLYESREYSKALRLVMELTDAVNAFVDTEKPWELAKDDGKRAALHAACSVSLEAFRLLTIYLKPVVPNVAAGVERFLNVAPLDWRAIDQQLSAASPVQPYQHLMTRVDAKQVDALLAANRESLQAAAAPAATAAAIEPIADTITIDDFARIDLRVAKIVECQKVEGSNKLLQLTLDLGEGRTRNVFSGIQSAYTPEQLVGKLTVVVANLAPRKMKFGVSEGMVLAASAADEKAAPGLYILEPHSGAVPGMRIG; this is encoded by the coding sequence ATGACCGCACGTCGCATCCTCGTCACATCCGCCCTGCCCTACGCCAACGGCCAGATCCATATCGGCCACCTGGTGGAGTACATCCAGACCGATATCTGGGTGCGGTTCCAGCGCATGATGGGCAACGAGGTCTACTACGTCGGCGCCGACGACACCCACGGCACCCCGGTCATGCTGCGCGCCGAGAAGGAAGGCATCACGCCCAAGGCGCTGATCGACCGCGTCTGGACCGAGCACAAGCGCGATTTCGACAGCTTCCTGGTGTCGTTCGACAACTACTACAGCACCGACGCCGAGGAAAACCGCGAACTGTGCGAAAAGATCTACCTGGCGCTGAAGGCCGAGGACCTGATCGCCGAGCGCGAGGTCGAGCAGTTCTACGACCCGGTCAAGAACATGTTCCTGCCCGACCGCTTCATCAAGGGCGAGTGCCCCAAGTGCGGCGCCAAGGACCAGTACGGCGATTCCTGCGAGGTGTGCGGCACCACCTACGTGCCGACCGACCTGAAGAACCCCTATTCGGTGGTGTCGGGCGCGACGCCGGTGCGCAAGTCGTCGGCCCACTACTTCTTCAAGCTGTCCGATTCGCGCTGCGAGACTTTCCTGCGCGAGTGGGTGGCCGACCTGGCGCAGCCCGAAGCCGCCAACAAGATGCAGGAATGGCTCGGCGCCGAGGGCGAGGCCTCGACCCTGTCCGACTGGGACATCTCGCGCGATGCGCCCTACTTCGGCTTCGAGATCCCCGGCGCGCCGGGCAAGTACTTCTACGTGTGGCTGGACGCGCCGATCGGCTACTACGCCAGCTTCAAGAACCTGGCGCAGCAGCGCGGCATCGATTTCGACGCCTGGGTCGGGCCGCACTCGACCGCCGAGCAGTACCACTTCATCGGCAAGGACATCCTGTATTTCCACACGCTGTTCTGGCCGGCGATGCTGCGCTTCTCGGGCTACCGCACCCCGACCAATGTGTTCGCCCACGGCTTCCTGACCGTGGACGGCGCCAAGATGAGCAAGTCGCGCGGCACCTTCATCACCGCGCAGAGCTATATCGACACCGGCATGAACCCGGAGTGGCTGCGCTATTACTTCGCCGCCAAGCTCAACGCCAGCATGGAAGACCTCGACCTGAACCTCGACGACTTCATCGCGCGCGTCAACAGCGACCTGATCGGCAAGTACGTCAACATCGCCAGCCGCGCCGCGGGCTTCCTGGTCAAGCGCTTCGAAGGCAAGGTCGACGAAGCCGCGCTGGCCCATCCGCTGCTGGAGCAGCTGCGCCAGGCCGCGCCGCAGGTGGCGCACCTGTATGAAAGCCGCGAGTACAGCAAGGCGCTGCGCCTGGTGATGGAACTGACCGATGCCGTCAACGCCTTCGTCGATACCGAGAAGCCGTGGGAGCTGGCCAAGGACGACGGCAAGCGCGCCGCGCTGCATGCGGCATGCTCGGTCTCGCTGGAGGCGTTCCGCCTGCTGACGATCTACCTGAAGCCGGTGGTGCCCAACGTGGCCGCCGGCGTGGAGCGTTTCCTCAACGTCGCGCCGCTGGACTGGCGCGCGATCGACCAGCAACTGTCGGCAGCCAGCCCGGTGCAGCCCTACCAGCACCTGATGACGCGGGTCGATGCCAAGCAGGTCGACGCGCTGCTGGCCGCCAACCGCGAATCGCTGCAGGCGGCCGCGGCACCGGCCGCCACCGCAGCCGCGATCGAGCCGATCGCCGACACCATCACCATCGACGACTTTGCCAGGATCGACCTGCGCGTGGCGAAAATCGTCGAATGCCAGAAGGTGGAAGGCTCGAACAAGCTGCTGCAGCTGACGCTGGACCTGGGCGAAGGCCGCACCCGCAACGTGTTCTCCGGAATCCAGTCGGCCTACACGCCCGAGCAACTGGTCGGCAAGCTGACCGTGGTGGTGGCCAACCTGGCGCCGCGCAAGATGAAGTTCGGCGTCTCCGAGGGCATGGTGCTGGCGGCCTCGGCCGCGGATGAAAAGGCCGCGCCGGGCCTGTATATCCTGGAGCCGCACAGCGGCGCGGTGCCGGGCATGCGCATCGGCTGA
- a CDS encoding acetyl-CoA carboxylase family protein: protein MKKLLIANRGEIALRVQRAARDLGIATVAVYASDDAGSRHRLLADEAVALQGEGAAAYLDIDAILAAARASGCDAIHPGYGFLSERADFASACAAAQVVFVGPEPAQLALFGDKGRALALAARCGVPVMPATPGGATLDAVTAFFDEQDGAGVVLKAVGGGGGRGMRVVRERDALPEAYARCRSEARSAFGIDALYAERLVARARHIEVQIAGDGDGVIALGERDCTLQRRFQKVVEIAPSPALDAALRQRIVDAACTLAREARYRSLGTFEFLVEEPEHGAGRDGAALPFVFIEANPRLQVEHTVTEQVTGIDLVAVQLGLAQGRRLSELGLDPRHPPRVRGYAIQVRVNAEATDAQGLARPAQGRLERFDPPTGPDVRVDTHGYTGYAPSAHYDTLLAKLIVTSASDHFADAVRRLQRALAEFNIAGIATNLDLLRALAERDDFASQQVHTRYMETALPALLERAAQIGAQHAARHALAGAAVAPVAATSSSASFEEQLGEGLCAVRAPMNGRVIELARENDVVTAGQTVAVLDAMKMEHAIVAEQAGRVIDLRSACGEQVAEGQVMLVLEPADAAAHAAGDTECTDPAAIRPDLQRVLDRHAFLYDAARPEAVARRRARGQRTARENVDDLCDAGSFREYGGLALAAQASRRSEADLIANTPADGLITGTGTVNGSLFAPERARCAVLAYDATVLAGTQGKRNHTKTDRILEVALRNRLPTVIFAEGGGGRPGDVDFPTVAGLYQPSFGAFAELSGEVPVVGIASGRCFAGNAALLGCCDLIVATRNANIGMAGPAMIEGGGLGVFRPEDIGPAAVQYHNGVADLLVDDEAAAVAAAKHYLSMFQGRLPAWQAPDPLALRQVVPENRLRVYDTRAAIDGLADIGSVLELRAGFGTGIHTALARIEGRPVGILANNPRHLGGAIDADAADKAARFMQVCNAHGLPIVSLIDTPGFMVGPEVEARAQVRHVSRMFVIGAKLRVPFLAVVLRKGYGLGAMAMAAGGFRAPSFTVSWPTGEFGGMGLEGAVRLGFRKELEALPAGPQRDALYQQLVAQMYERGHAINAAAALELDAVIDPAATRQWLVSGLDAGAADPQRSQRPIRAFVDAW, encoded by the coding sequence GTGAAGAAGCTCCTGATCGCCAATCGCGGCGAGATCGCGTTGCGCGTGCAGCGCGCCGCCCGCGATCTCGGCATCGCCACCGTGGCCGTCTACGCCAGCGACGACGCCGGCAGCCGGCACCGCCTGCTCGCCGACGAAGCCGTCGCGCTGCAGGGCGAAGGGGCGGCGGCCTATCTCGACATCGACGCCATCCTCGCCGCGGCGCGGGCCTCGGGCTGCGATGCCATCCACCCCGGTTACGGATTCCTCAGCGAGCGCGCCGACTTCGCCAGCGCCTGCGCGGCGGCGCAGGTCGTCTTCGTCGGCCCCGAGCCCGCGCAGCTGGCCCTGTTCGGCGACAAGGGCCGCGCGCTGGCGCTGGCAGCCCGCTGCGGCGTGCCGGTGATGCCGGCCACGCCGGGCGGCGCAACGCTCGATGCGGTGACGGCGTTCTTCGACGAGCAGGACGGCGCCGGCGTGGTGCTCAAGGCGGTGGGCGGCGGCGGCGGGCGCGGCATGCGCGTGGTGCGCGAGCGCGACGCCCTGCCCGAAGCCTATGCGCGCTGCCGCTCCGAAGCGCGCTCGGCATTCGGCATCGACGCCCTCTACGCCGAGCGACTGGTGGCGCGCGCCCGGCATATCGAAGTGCAGATCGCCGGCGACGGCGACGGCGTGATCGCGCTGGGCGAGCGCGACTGCACGTTGCAGCGCCGCTTCCAGAAGGTGGTGGAAATCGCGCCCAGCCCGGCACTCGATGCCGCGCTGCGCCAGCGCATCGTCGACGCCGCCTGCACGCTGGCGCGCGAGGCGCGCTACCGCAGCCTGGGCACGTTCGAGTTCCTGGTCGAAGAGCCCGAGCATGGCGCCGGCCGCGATGGCGCGGCCCTGCCCTTCGTCTTTATCGAGGCCAACCCGCGCCTGCAGGTCGAGCACACTGTCACCGAGCAGGTCACCGGGATCGACCTGGTCGCCGTCCAGCTGGGACTGGCGCAAGGGCGGCGCCTTTCCGAGCTGGGGCTGGACCCGCGGCACCCGCCGCGCGTGCGCGGCTATGCGATCCAGGTGCGCGTCAACGCCGAAGCCACCGACGCGCAAGGGCTGGCGCGGCCGGCGCAGGGCCGGCTGGAGCGCTTCGATCCGCCCACCGGGCCGGACGTGCGCGTCGACACCCATGGCTATACGGGCTATGCCCCGTCCGCGCATTACGACACGCTGCTGGCCAAGCTGATCGTCACCTCGGCCAGCGACCACTTCGCCGACGCGGTGCGGCGCCTGCAGCGCGCACTGGCCGAGTTCAATATCGCCGGCATCGCCACCAACCTGGACCTGCTGCGCGCGCTGGCCGAGCGCGATGACTTTGCCAGCCAGCAGGTGCATACCCGCTATATGGAGACGGCGCTGCCCGCGCTGCTGGAACGGGCCGCGCAGATCGGCGCGCAGCACGCGGCAAGACACGCCCTGGCGGGCGCCGCGGTGGCGCCGGTAGCGGCCACGTCGAGCAGCGCCAGCTTCGAAGAGCAACTGGGCGAAGGCCTGTGCGCGGTGCGCGCGCCGATGAACGGGCGCGTGATCGAGCTGGCGCGCGAGAACGACGTAGTCACGGCCGGCCAGACCGTGGCTGTGCTCGATGCCATGAAGATGGAACATGCCATCGTGGCTGAACAGGCGGGGCGCGTGATCGACCTGCGCAGCGCGTGCGGCGAACAGGTGGCCGAGGGCCAGGTCATGCTGGTGCTGGAGCCCGCCGACGCCGCTGCGCATGCCGCCGGCGACACCGAATGCACCGACCCCGCCGCGATCCGCCCGGACCTGCAGCGCGTGCTGGACCGCCATGCCTTCCTGTACGACGCGGCCCGCCCCGAGGCGGTGGCGCGGCGCCGTGCGCGCGGCCAGCGCACCGCGCGCGAGAACGTCGACGACCTGTGCGATGCCGGCAGCTTCCGCGAATACGGCGGGCTGGCGCTGGCGGCGCAGGCCAGCCGGCGCAGCGAGGCCGACCTGATCGCCAACACCCCCGCTGACGGCCTGATCACGGGCACCGGCACCGTCAACGGCAGCCTGTTCGCGCCGGAACGCGCGCGTTGCGCGGTGCTGGCCTACGACGCCACCGTGCTGGCCGGCACCCAGGGCAAGCGCAACCACACCAAGACTGACCGTATCCTCGAAGTGGCGCTGCGCAACCGGCTGCCCACGGTGATCTTTGCCGAAGGTGGAGGCGGCCGTCCGGGCGATGTCGACTTCCCCACCGTGGCCGGCCTGTACCAGCCGTCGTTCGGGGCCTTCGCCGAGCTCAGCGGCGAAGTGCCGGTGGTGGGCATCGCGTCGGGGCGCTGCTTCGCCGGCAATGCCGCGCTACTGGGCTGCTGCGACCTGATCGTCGCCACCCGCAACGCCAACATCGGCATGGCCGGCCCCGCCATGATCGAAGGCGGCGGCCTGGGCGTGTTCCGGCCCGAGGACATCGGCCCGGCCGCGGTGCAGTACCACAACGGCGTGGCCGACCTGCTGGTCGACGACGAAGCCGCGGCCGTGGCCGCCGCGAAGCATTACCTGTCGATGTTCCAGGGCCGCCTGCCAGCGTGGCAGGCACCCGACCCGCTGGCGTTGCGCCAGGTGGTGCCGGAGAACCGCCTGCGCGTGTACGACACCCGTGCCGCCATCGACGGGCTGGCCGACATCGGCAGCGTGCTGGAGCTGCGCGCCGGCTTCGGCACCGGCATCCACACCGCGCTGGCGCGCATCGAAGGCCGGCCGGTTGGCATCCTCGCCAACAATCCGCGCCACCTCGGCGGCGCCATCGACGCCGACGCCGCCGACAAGGCCGCGCGCTTCATGCAGGTGTGCAACGCGCACGGGCTGCCGATCGTGTCGCTGATCGACACGCCGGGCTTCATGGTAGGCCCGGAGGTCGAGGCCCGCGCCCAGGTGCGCCACGTGTCGCGCATGTTTGTCATCGGCGCCAAGCTGCGCGTGCCGTTCCTGGCGGTGGTGCTGCGCAAGGGCTATGGCCTGGGCGCGATGGCGATGGCCGCGGGCGGCTTCCGCGCGCCCAGCTTCACGGTGTCGTGGCCGACCGGCGAGTTCGGCGGCATGGGGCTGGAGGGCGCGGTGCGACTCGGCTTCCGCAAGGAACTGGAAGCGCTGCCGGCGGGGCCGCAGCGCGATGCGCTGTACCAGCAGCTGGTGGCGCAGATGTACGAACGCGGCCATGCCATCAACGCCGC